The Caldisalinibacter kiritimatiensis DNA window TAAAGGAAAGTGACATTATCATACATGCTGGAGATATAGGAAAAATAGATGTCATAAATGCTTTAGAAACCATAGCTCCTGTGTATGCAATTAAAGGAAATAATGATAAAGGTAAGTGGTCTAATAGATATCCAGAAACTGAGGGTGTTGAAATAAATGGAACACGTATTTATGTACTACATGATATAAAAGAGATGGATTTAGATCCAAAAAGAGAGGGCTTTGACATTGTAATACATGGACATTCCCATATGTTTTCTAAGAGGATTTACAATGATACACTATATATAAACCCTGGTGGTTCAGGACGTAAAAGATTTAATTTACCATTAACAGTGGCTTTATTACATTTATTTGATGGTGGAGAAAAAGAAGTGCAGTTTATACATTTGTGATCAACTGTGTCGTGACTACGGTCTGGAAACGATGAACCCGGTTCATCGTTCCTTTCTATGCAGAATAATCTCTTTCAAATATTTCATAGATTGTTTCTAAACTACTTTCTGTAGAGGAACGTTCATAATTATCATCATAATATGGTTCATCTATAAAATAACTGTCTAACATATCAGTATAATCTATCTCCCCTAGAATAATAATAGGTGCTAGGCACTTAACTTATTTTGTTACTTGATAATCAATTGCATATAAGCATAATACTTCAGTCCAGAGGATATACCAGATAGCCACCTTTCGTTTCATTTTATAATCCTTTTTAACAAAGAGTTAAGGAGGATTTTTGTGGTATAATAAGAATATACCGATTAAATAGAAGAAGGTGAAACGATGGTGAAAAAGAAAGACGAATTTATAATGTCACCGAAAATAGATTTTGTATTTAAACTTTTATTTGGAAATGAAAAGAACAAAGAACTTTTAATATCATTTTTATCGGCAGTATTAAAGATGCCAAAAGAAAAATTTTCAGACATAAAAATAATAAACAGTGAACTACTTAGAGAATTTAAAGAAGATAAAAAAGGAATATTAGATGTAAGAGTTCAGACCCCAGAAGGAGAGCAAATAGATATAGAAATACAAATACTGCCAACA harbors:
- a CDS encoding metallophosphoesterase family protein, with amino-acid sequence MSVLVGIIADTHGIIRQKALEALKESDIIIHAGDIGKIDVINALETIAPVYAIKGNNDKGKWSNRYPETEGVEINGTRIYVLHDIKEMDLDPKREGFDIVIHGHSHMFSKRIYNDTLYINPGGSGRKRFNLPLTVALLHLFDGGEKEVQFIHL